Proteins co-encoded in one Microbacterium hydrocarbonoxydans genomic window:
- a CDS encoding coenzyme F420-0:L-glutamate ligase, with translation MQANEGKALETSVDGKSYARIPLKTRVVMPDDDLDSVITEYAKDAVQPGDLLFVTEKIVAITQGRSYRLDEITPRPLARFLSRYVVRTSYGIGLGMPETMEMALRECGTLRILFAAGVSVITKAFGRRGDFYRIAGDKARAIDGPTKNTIPPYNEAVVLGPKNPREVALRIQKMVGADVDVAVVDINDIGGNILGSTLDKAGERRLVQILGDNPLGQATQSTPMGIVREV, from the coding sequence ATGCAGGCGAACGAAGGCAAGGCGCTCGAGACGAGCGTCGACGGCAAGAGCTATGCGCGCATTCCGCTGAAGACGCGTGTCGTCATGCCGGACGACGACCTCGATTCGGTCATCACCGAGTACGCGAAGGATGCCGTGCAGCCGGGCGACCTGCTGTTCGTCACCGAGAAGATCGTCGCGATCACGCAGGGGCGCTCGTATCGCCTCGATGAGATCACCCCTCGCCCGCTGGCGCGCTTCCTGTCGCGGTACGTGGTGCGCACGTCCTACGGCATCGGCCTCGGCATGCCCGAGACGATGGAGATGGCGTTGCGCGAATGCGGAACCCTGCGGATCCTCTTCGCCGCCGGAGTCTCGGTGATCACGAAGGCGTTCGGTCGACGCGGGGACTTCTACCGCATCGCGGGCGACAAGGCGCGCGCGATCGACGGCCCGACGAAGAACACCATCCCTCCCTACAACGAGGCTGTGGTTCTGGGACCGAAGAATCCGCGCGAGGTCGCTCTGCGCATCCAGAAGATGGTGGGTGCAGACGTCGACGTCGCTGTCGTGGACATCAACGACATCGGCGGCAACATCCTCGGTTCCACGCTCGACAAGGCGGGAGAGCGTCGGCTCGTTCAGATCCTGGGCGACAACCCGCTCGGGCAGGCGACCCAGTCGACTCCGATGGGGATCGTCCGCGAGGTCTGA
- a CDS encoding RNA polymerase sigma factor: MTPATTKNTRTKKTADAPEGEAKVEEVAEKPAPKTAAQRAAAKRAPAKKKKSDDIVEEDETPVAEAAEDEDEDSKPKFSEPLPTGAIVISSNDDEDVPVYSTQITGATADPVKDYLKQIGKVALLNAAEEVELAMRIEAGLFAEEKLSAMTAAEKTSQLGLDLQWVARDGQRAKSHLLGANLRLVVSLAKRYTGRGMQFLDLIQEGNLGLIRAVEKFDYTKGFKFSTYATWWIRQAITRAMADQARTIRIPVHMVEVINKLARVQRQMLQDLGREPTPEELSRELDMTPEKVVEVQKYGREPISLHTPLGEDGDSEFGDLIEDTEAVVPADAVGFTMLQRQLEQLLDSLSEREAGVIRMRFGLGDGQPKTLDQIGDTFGVTRERIRQIESKTMAKLRHPSRSQSLRDYLE, translated from the coding sequence GTGACTCCTGCCACGACAAAGAACACCCGGACGAAGAAGACCGCTGACGCTCCGGAGGGCGAGGCGAAGGTCGAGGAGGTGGCTGAGAAGCCGGCCCCCAAGACCGCCGCGCAGCGTGCCGCTGCGAAGCGCGCGCCCGCGAAGAAGAAGAAGTCGGACGACATCGTCGAAGAAGACGAGACTCCCGTCGCCGAGGCGGCCGAGGACGAGGACGAGGACTCCAAGCCCAAGTTCAGCGAGCCCCTGCCCACCGGCGCCATCGTCATCTCGTCGAACGACGATGAAGACGTGCCGGTCTACTCGACTCAGATCACCGGTGCCACGGCCGACCCCGTCAAGGACTACCTGAAGCAGATCGGAAAGGTCGCGCTGTTGAACGCGGCCGAAGAGGTCGAGCTCGCGATGCGCATCGAGGCCGGTCTGTTCGCCGAGGAGAAGCTCTCGGCGATGACCGCGGCCGAGAAGACGAGCCAGCTCGGCCTCGACCTGCAGTGGGTGGCCCGCGACGGACAGCGCGCGAAGAGCCACCTGCTCGGCGCCAACCTGCGTCTGGTCGTCTCGCTCGCGAAGCGCTACACCGGACGAGGCATGCAGTTCCTCGACCTGATCCAGGAGGGCAACCTCGGCCTGATCCGCGCGGTCGAGAAGTTCGACTACACCAAGGGCTTCAAGTTCTCGACGTACGCGACCTGGTGGATCCGTCAGGCGATCACCCGCGCGATGGCAGACCAGGCACGAACCATCCGCATCCCGGTGCACATGGTCGAGGTCATCAACAAGCTGGCTCGTGTGCAGCGTCAGATGCTGCAGGACCTCGGTCGCGAACCCACGCCGGAAGAGCTGAGCCGCGAGCTCGACATGACGCCCGAGAAGGTCGTCGAGGTGCAGAAGTACGGCCGTGAGCCGATCTCGCTCCACACGCCCCTCGGCGAAGACGGAGACAGCGAGTTCGGTGACCTCATCGAGGACACCGAGGCCGTCGTCCCCGCCGACGCGGTGGGCTTCACGATGCTGCAGCGCCAGCTCGAGCAGCTGCTCGACTCGCTGTCCGAGCGCGAAGCCGGCGTCATCCGCATGCGCTTCGGCCTCGGCGACGGTCAGCCCAAGACGCTCGACCAGATCGGTGACACCTTCGGCGTGACGCGTGAGCGCATCCGTCAGATCGAGTCGAAGACGATGGCGAAGCTGCGTCACCCGAGCCGCTCGCAGTCGCTGCGGGACTATCTCGAGTGA
- a CDS encoding PAC2 family protein, with protein sequence MPFSGEILERVVNAPAVPRGLPLVLLLTGFTDAGNAVSGLIEHLRETSSPEPIAIFDNDVLLDYRARRPVISFDQDHLTEFRPSRLELSLATDALGQKFLLLAGYEPDFAWNEFARTVLDLADEFEVSGLNWVHSIAMPVPHTRPIGTTVSGNRRELTVAHSVWRPRTQVPATAGHLLEFRFAERGDRVVGFVLLVPHYLAETENPDAVIAAAERLMAATGLVLMLDEVRESREAYVARVDEQVIGNDELQQMVQGLERRYDAYMAGRDPEDGSYDEGGFSERDLPSADELAAELERYLASRPSGDEDKPGRG encoded by the coding sequence ATGCCCTTCTCCGGTGAGATCCTCGAACGTGTCGTGAATGCACCGGCGGTGCCGCGCGGGTTGCCCCTCGTGCTGCTTCTGACAGGCTTCACGGATGCCGGCAACGCCGTCTCCGGCCTCATCGAGCATCTGCGTGAGACGTCATCGCCCGAGCCGATCGCGATCTTCGACAACGACGTGCTGCTCGATTACCGCGCGCGTCGTCCGGTGATCTCCTTCGATCAGGATCACCTCACCGAGTTCCGCCCGAGCAGACTCGAGCTCTCGCTCGCGACGGATGCTCTGGGGCAGAAGTTCCTGCTGCTGGCGGGGTACGAGCCCGACTTCGCGTGGAACGAGTTCGCGCGCACCGTGCTCGATCTCGCCGACGAGTTCGAGGTGTCCGGCCTCAACTGGGTGCACTCGATCGCGATGCCGGTGCCGCACACCCGGCCGATCGGCACCACGGTGAGCGGAAATCGTCGCGAACTCACCGTCGCCCATTCGGTGTGGCGTCCTCGCACGCAGGTACCCGCCACGGCGGGCCATCTGCTCGAGTTCCGCTTCGCCGAGCGAGGGGACCGCGTGGTCGGTTTCGTGCTGCTCGTGCCGCACTACCTGGCCGAGACCGAGAACCCGGACGCCGTGATCGCCGCCGCCGAGCGCCTCATGGCCGCCACGGGTCTGGTGCTCATGCTCGACGAGGTGCGCGAGAGCCGAGAGGCCTACGTCGCGCGGGTCGACGAGCAGGTGATCGGCAACGACGAGCTGCAGCAGATGGTGCAGGGTCTCGAGCGTCGATATGACGCCTACATGGCGGGGCGCGACCCCGAGGACGGCTCGTATGACGAGGGCGGCTTCAGCGAGCGCGACCTCCCGAGTGCGGATGAACTGGCGGCGGAGCTCGAGAGGTATCTCGCATCGCGTCCGAGCGGCGACGAGGACAAGCCCGGTCGAGGCTGA
- a CDS encoding leucyl aminopeptidase codes for MTLPALSRTSDQFPGSAADAAVLVIPDISESSESLSGHPGLAASLSAVGFTGSASAFTRVYAPEVTDLPFAVVGVGRAPDARAVRNAVGTVLRSLTGFATVSVGFAPGLEEFADAAAEGAVLGGYRFDGYRRDPGKTRATAVILHTELDEAAQARAIAVGEAVALVKDLVFVPAEWQSPAQLAQSAADSVDGLDVTVEILDEEALATQGFGGILGVAQGSDRPPRLVRLDYAPENATRHIALVGKGITFDTGGLSLKPAASMVGMKFDMAGAATSVAALRAIAALGLPVRVTAWLCITDNMPSGRALRPGDVLRMLDGTTVEVPNTDAEGRLVMADGLVAASREKPDVIIDVATLTGAIVMALGHRHTGVFGDDRSVAEFLAAADAADELAWHMPLPDHMEDSLDSPIADMQNANMSDRMGGASYAGLFLRRFVGRISDEQDAPRIPWIHLDIAGSAEHNGAPYGFTDKGPTGAMVRSIVAFASASHQEA; via the coding sequence ATGACGCTTCCCGCGCTCTCGCGCACCTCAGATCAGTTCCCCGGAAGCGCTGCAGACGCCGCAGTGCTCGTCATCCCCGACATCTCGGAGTCCTCGGAGTCGCTGTCGGGCCATCCCGGCCTCGCCGCGTCGTTGAGCGCCGTCGGCTTCACGGGTTCCGCATCGGCCTTCACCCGCGTCTATGCGCCCGAAGTGACAGACCTGCCCTTCGCCGTCGTCGGCGTCGGACGCGCACCCGACGCGCGCGCAGTGCGCAATGCCGTCGGCACGGTGCTGCGCAGTCTGACCGGGTTCGCGACGGTGTCGGTGGGCTTCGCCCCGGGACTCGAGGAGTTCGCCGACGCGGCCGCCGAGGGCGCTGTGCTGGGCGGCTACCGATTCGACGGGTACCGCCGGGATCCCGGCAAGACCCGCGCCACCGCAGTGATCCTTCACACCGAGCTCGATGAGGCAGCGCAGGCCAGGGCGATCGCCGTCGGCGAAGCGGTCGCGCTGGTGAAAGACCTGGTGTTCGTGCCGGCCGAGTGGCAGAGCCCCGCGCAGCTGGCGCAGAGCGCGGCAGACAGCGTCGACGGCCTCGACGTGACTGTGGAGATCCTCGACGAGGAGGCGCTCGCGACACAGGGGTTCGGTGGGATCCTCGGGGTCGCGCAGGGCTCCGACCGTCCGCCGAGGCTCGTGCGACTCGACTACGCACCCGAGAACGCCACCCGCCACATCGCCCTCGTCGGCAAGGGGATCACGTTCGACACCGGAGGGCTGTCGCTCAAGCCGGCGGCGTCGATGGTGGGGATGAAGTTCGACATGGCCGGCGCTGCGACCAGCGTCGCCGCGCTGCGCGCCATCGCCGCTCTCGGCCTCCCCGTGCGCGTCACCGCATGGCTCTGCATCACCGACAACATGCCCTCGGGCCGGGCACTGCGCCCCGGTGATGTGCTCCGGATGCTCGACGGCACCACCGTCGAAGTCCCGAACACCGACGCAGAAGGCAGACTCGTCATGGCCGACGGCCTGGTCGCCGCCAGTCGCGAGAAGCCGGACGTGATCATCGACGTCGCGACCCTCACCGGCGCGATCGTCATGGCCCTCGGACACCGACACACGGGCGTCTTCGGCGACGATCGCTCGGTGGCGGAGTTCCTGGCCGCCGCGGATGCCGCGGACGAGCTCGCATGGCACATGCCCCTGCCCGACCACATGGAGGACTCCCTCGACTCCCCCATCGCCGACATGCAGAACGCCAACATGAGCGACCGCATGGGCGGAGCATCGTACGCCGGACTCTTCCTGAGGCGCTTCGTCGGCCGGATCTCTGACGAACAGGACGCCCCGCGCATCCCGTGGATCCACCTCGACATCGCAGGTTCCGCCGAGCACAACGGCGCGCCGTACGGCTTCACCGACAAAGGCCCCACAGGCGCGATGGTCCGATCGATCGTCGCGTTCGCCAGCGCATCCCACCAGGAGGCATGA
- the lpdA gene encoding dihydrolipoyl dehydrogenase, translating into MTTHTFDIVVLGGGSGGYAAALRARELGKSVALIEKDKVGGTCLHRGCIPTKALLHAAEVAEHVRDAAHVGISATLDNIDPAGVRAYREGIVAKKFKGLEGLVKARGITTVAGTGRLNPDHSVSVGDDVYVGTDVILATGSYSRTLPGLEIGGRILTSEHALALDVIPERVIILGGGVIGVEFASVWRSFGAEVTIIEALPHLVPNEDIAMSKGLERAFRRRGIQYSLGVRFQSATQDDGAVTVTLEDGKQFTADYLLVAVGRGPVTADLGYEEAGVALDRGFVTVDQDLRTSAAGVWAVGDITPGLQLAHRGFQQGIAVAERIAGLSPANIPDVQIPKVTYSSPEVASVGVTEEAAVAEHGADAVVSYEYNLAGNGKSEIIGTSGLVKVVRLADGPIIGVHMLGDRVGELITEGQLAVAWEAHPEDIAPLIHAHPTQSEALGEAFLALAGKPLHTL; encoded by the coding sequence ATGACCACGCACACCTTCGACATCGTCGTCCTGGGAGGCGGCAGCGGCGGCTATGCGGCCGCTCTGCGTGCACGAGAGCTCGGCAAGTCCGTCGCACTCATCGAGAAGGACAAGGTCGGAGGCACCTGCCTGCACCGCGGATGCATCCCCACCAAGGCGCTTCTGCACGCGGCCGAGGTGGCGGAGCACGTGCGGGATGCCGCTCATGTCGGCATCTCCGCGACGCTCGACAACATCGACCCGGCAGGGGTGCGCGCATATCGCGAGGGCATCGTCGCCAAGAAGTTCAAGGGCCTCGAGGGGCTCGTCAAGGCACGCGGGATCACGACGGTCGCCGGCACGGGTCGCCTGAACCCCGACCACTCCGTGAGCGTCGGAGACGACGTCTACGTCGGCACAGACGTCATCCTCGCGACCGGCTCGTACAGCCGCACTCTTCCCGGACTCGAGATCGGCGGCCGCATCCTGACGAGCGAGCATGCGCTCGCTCTCGATGTGATCCCGGAGCGGGTCATCATTCTCGGCGGCGGGGTCATCGGCGTCGAGTTCGCGAGCGTGTGGCGCTCGTTCGGCGCCGAGGTCACGATCATCGAGGCTCTCCCGCACCTGGTCCCCAATGAGGACATCGCCATGAGCAAGGGTCTGGAGCGTGCCTTCCGTCGACGCGGCATCCAGTACTCGCTCGGTGTGCGCTTCCAGAGCGCGACGCAGGACGACGGCGCTGTCACGGTGACGCTCGAAGACGGGAAGCAGTTCACTGCGGACTACCTCCTCGTCGCTGTCGGGCGCGGCCCGGTGACGGCCGACCTCGGCTATGAGGAGGCGGGCGTCGCCTTGGACCGCGGCTTCGTCACCGTGGACCAGGATCTGCGCACGAGCGCAGCGGGCGTCTGGGCCGTCGGCGACATCACTCCCGGCCTGCAGCTCGCGCACCGCGGGTTCCAGCAGGGCATCGCCGTCGCCGAGCGGATCGCGGGCCTCTCGCCCGCCAACATCCCCGACGTGCAGATCCCCAAGGTGACCTACTCCAGCCCCGAGGTCGCCTCGGTCGGAGTGACCGAAGAAGCGGCTGTCGCCGAGCACGGCGCGGATGCGGTCGTCTCGTACGAGTACAACCTCGCGGGAAACGGCAAGAGCGAGATCATCGGCACCAGCGGTCTCGTCAAGGTCGTCCGCCTCGCAGACGGTCCCATCATCGGCGTGCACATGCTCGGCGATCGAGTGGGTGAGCTCATCACCGAGGGCCAACTGGCTGTCGCGTGGGAGGCCCACCCCGAAGACATCGCACCCCTGATCCATGCGCACCCGACACAGAGCGAGGCGCTCGGAGAAGCGTTCCTCGCCCTCGCCGGAAAGCCGCTCCACACCCTCTGA
- the sucB gene encoding 2-oxoglutarate dehydrogenase, E2 component, dihydrolipoamide succinyltransferase produces the protein MSTSVVLPPLGESVTEGTVTRWLKQVGDTVQADEGLLEISTDKVDTEIPSPVSGVIEEILVAEDETVEVGALLARIGDGSDAAPAADAPAAAPAEQQAAPAEQAAPAEQAAPAPAQPEAAAEAPAEAPQAAPAGDAKDIVLPELGESVTEGTVTRWLKQIGDTVEVDEALLEISTDKVDTEIPSPVAGVLQEILAAEDETVAVGAVLARVGSGSAPAAAAPAADAPAAAAPSAPTETPASPAEAPAAPAAEAPVAQEPAAEASAAPVAPAPAAAPSEPAPAAASAPASEASAPATKLNLPTESDNLYVTPLVRRLASQQGVDLASVTGTGVGGRIRKEDVLKAAESASSAPAAAAAPAAPAPLEVSPLRGTTQPMSRLRKVLAKRAVESMQQTAQLTTVVEVDVTALAEYRDSVKGSFLEKTGDKLSFLPFFALAAAEALRAFPIVNATVDGENIVYPESENVSIAVDTERGLLTPVLRDAASKNIAEIAHEIADLAARTRDNKLKPDELAGGTFTLTNTGSRGALFDTPVVFLPQSAILGTGTVVKRPGLVKVGGADAIAVRSYVYLALSYDHRIIDGADAARFLGAVKARLESAQFAAQLGA, from the coding sequence ATGAGCACATCCGTCGTCCTCCCTCCTCTCGGCGAGAGCGTTACAGAGGGTACGGTCACCCGCTGGCTCAAGCAGGTGGGAGACACCGTTCAGGCGGATGAGGGCCTGCTCGAGATCTCGACCGACAAGGTCGACACCGAGATCCCCTCCCCCGTCAGCGGTGTGATCGAGGAGATCCTGGTCGCCGAGGACGAGACCGTCGAGGTCGGAGCGCTCCTCGCACGCATCGGCGACGGCAGCGATGCGGCTCCTGCCGCAGATGCTCCCGCGGCGGCCCCGGCCGAGCAGCAGGCGGCTCCGGCTGAGCAGGCGGCTCCGGCTGAGCAGGCGGCTCCCGCCCCCGCGCAGCCCGAGGCGGCCGCAGAAGCGCCCGCCGAGGCCCCGCAGGCCGCTCCTGCCGGCGACGCGAAGGACATCGTCCTCCCCGAGCTCGGCGAGAGCGTGACCGAGGGAACCGTCACGCGCTGGCTGAAGCAGATCGGCGACACCGTCGAGGTCGACGAGGCACTGCTCGAGATCTCGACCGACAAGGTCGACACCGAGATCCCCTCGCCGGTCGCCGGCGTCCTGCAGGAGATCCTCGCCGCTGAAGACGAGACCGTCGCCGTCGGCGCCGTACTCGCTCGCGTCGGTTCCGGATCCGCTCCCGCCGCAGCCGCTCCAGCGGCAGACGCTCCCGCCGCAGCGGCGCCTTCCGCTCCCACCGAGACTCCTGCGTCTCCTGCTGAGGCTCCCGCCGCGCCGGCCGCAGAGGCCCCCGTGGCCCAGGAGCCGGCCGCCGAGGCTTCGGCAGCACCCGTCGCTCCCGCCCCTGCAGCCGCACCGTCGGAGCCTGCACCCGCCGCCGCATCGGCCCCCGCGTCCGAGGCATCCGCCCCGGCCACGAAGCTCAACCTGCCGACCGAGAGCGACAACCTCTACGTGACCCCGCTCGTGCGGCGTCTCGCATCGCAGCAGGGCGTCGACCTCGCCAGCGTCACCGGCACCGGTGTCGGAGGACGCATCCGCAAGGAAGACGTCCTCAAGGCTGCAGAGAGCGCGTCGTCGGCACCCGCCGCCGCTGCGGCTCCGGCCGCCCCTGCCCCGCTCGAGGTCTCGCCGCTGCGTGGCACCACGCAGCCGATGTCGCGTCTGCGCAAGGTGCTCGCGAAGCGTGCCGTCGAGTCGATGCAGCAGACCGCTCAGCTCACCACCGTGGTCGAGGTCGATGTCACCGCTCTGGCGGAGTACCGTGACAGCGTCAAGGGCTCGTTCCTCGAGAAGACGGGCGACAAGCTGTCGTTCCTGCCGTTCTTCGCGCTTGCCGCAGCGGAGGCGCTGCGCGCCTTCCCGATCGTCAACGCCACGGTCGACGGAGAGAACATCGTCTACCCGGAGTCGGAGAACGTCTCGATCGCGGTCGACACCGAGCGTGGACTGCTCACTCCGGTGCTGCGCGACGCCGCATCGAAGAACATCGCCGAGATCGCGCATGAGATCGCCGATCTCGCGGCGCGCACGCGTGACAACAAGCTGAAGCCCGATGAGCTCGCCGGTGGCACGTTCACGCTGACCAACACCGGCTCGCGTGGCGCTCTGTTCGACACGCCGGTCGTGTTCCTGCCTCAGTCCGCCATCCTCGGCACCGGAACGGTCGTCAAGCGTCCCGGCCTCGTCAAGGTCGGCGGTGCCGATGCGATCGCCGTGCGCTCGTACGTCTACCTCGCGCTGTCGTACGACCACCGCATCATCGACGGAGCGGATGCCGCGCGCTTCCTCGGCGCCGTCAAGGCACGCCTCGAGTCGGCGCAGTTCGCCGCGCAGCTCGGAGCCTGA
- a CDS encoding DUF4191 family protein, translating to MANRTPAPEKRPGFFSQIKSLFRFTREVYPWLPWAQIALLVFGVLLGLIVGYLLPPFQVWTLILWGISGLMLGVLGAMFLMTRMSTSAMYQKIDGMPGATGHVLSTSLGRSWSASETPVGINPKTQDAVYRTVGRGGVVVVGEGSRGRLTRLVNDERSKAARVAHGVPVTVLYVGHGDDEVAIADLAKTIKKLPKVIDKATMAAVIRRIESVSQSISSLPIPKGIDPTKVRAQRPR from the coding sequence ATGGCAAACCGCACGCCCGCACCCGAGAAGCGTCCTGGGTTCTTCTCCCAGATCAAGTCCCTCTTCAGGTTCACCCGCGAGGTGTACCCCTGGCTTCCCTGGGCTCAGATCGCCCTGCTGGTGTTCGGTGTGCTCCTCGGCCTCATCGTCGGATACCTGCTTCCGCCGTTCCAGGTGTGGACGCTGATCCTCTGGGGCATCTCCGGCCTCATGCTCGGCGTGCTCGGAGCGATGTTCCTGATGACGCGCATGTCGACCTCGGCGATGTACCAGAAGATCGACGGAATGCCCGGCGCGACAGGACACGTGCTCAGCACCAGCCTGGGCCGCAGCTGGTCGGCATCGGAGACGCCCGTCGGGATCAACCCGAAGACGCAGGACGCCGTGTACCGCACCGTCGGCCGCGGCGGAGTGGTCGTGGTCGGTGAGGGCTCCCGCGGCCGACTGACCCGTCTGGTCAACGACGAGCGCAGCAAGGCCGCACGCGTGGCCCACGGCGTCCCGGTGACCGTGCTCTACGTCGGGCACGGCGACGACGAGGTCGCGATCGCCGACCTCGCGAAGACGATCAAGAAGCTTCCGAAGGTGATCGACAAGGCGACCATGGCTGCCGTCATCCGGCGCATCGAGTCCGTGTCGCAGTCGATCTCGTCCCTGCCGATCCCGAAGGGCATCGACCCGACCAAGGTCCGCGCTCAGCGTCCGCGCTGA
- a CDS encoding RimK family alpha-L-glutamate ligase — MKIAVLSRAPQAYSTQRLRAAALQRGHTVKVLNTLRFAIDLTADEPDLHYRGRQLSDYDAILPRIGNSITYFGTAVVRQFEQMDVYTPNTANGISSARDKLRANQILSRHNIAMPPTAFVRNRADVRPAIERVGGAPVVIKLLEGTQGIGVILAPQVKVAEAIIETLHSTKQNVLIQKFISESRGRDIRALVVGDRVVAAMRRSAAGDEFRSNVHRGGSVEAIELDPVYERAAVRSAQIMGLRVAGVDMLEGEDGPLVMEVNSSPGLQGIETATKLDVAGAIIDYIAGQVAFPEIDVRQRLTVSTGYGVAELMVHGAVDLVGKTLGEAGLWERDITVLTLHRGVSVIPNPRKHVVLEADDRLFCFGKLDEMRSMVPERRRRRAKVRRLPRQPLSE, encoded by the coding sequence GTGAAGATCGCAGTGCTCTCCCGTGCGCCGCAGGCGTACTCCACCCAACGACTGCGTGCGGCTGCGCTGCAGCGTGGGCATACCGTCAAGGTGCTCAACACGTTGCGATTCGCGATCGACCTCACCGCGGACGAACCCGATCTGCACTATCGCGGACGTCAGCTCAGCGACTATGACGCGATCCTGCCCCGCATCGGCAACTCGATCACGTACTTCGGCACGGCTGTGGTGCGTCAGTTCGAGCAGATGGACGTGTACACCCCCAACACCGCGAACGGCATCTCGAGCGCGCGCGACAAGCTGCGGGCGAACCAGATCCTCTCGCGGCACAACATCGCGATGCCACCCACGGCGTTCGTCCGCAACCGCGCCGACGTTCGTCCGGCCATCGAACGCGTCGGCGGTGCGCCGGTCGTCATTAAGCTTCTCGAGGGGACGCAGGGGATCGGCGTGATCCTCGCCCCGCAGGTGAAGGTCGCCGAGGCGATCATCGAGACGCTTCACTCGACCAAGCAGAACGTGCTGATCCAGAAGTTCATCTCCGAGAGTCGCGGGCGTGACATCCGAGCGCTCGTCGTCGGCGACCGGGTGGTCGCCGCCATGCGCCGTTCCGCCGCCGGTGACGAGTTCCGCTCGAACGTGCACCGCGGAGGTTCGGTCGAGGCGATCGAGCTCGACCCCGTGTACGAGCGTGCGGCTGTGCGCTCCGCGCAGATCATGGGCCTTCGCGTCGCGGGTGTCGACATGCTCGAAGGCGAAGACGGCCCGCTCGTGATGGAGGTCAACTCCTCGCCCGGACTGCAGGGGATCGAGACGGCGACGAAGCTCGACGTGGCCGGTGCGATCATCGACTACATCGCGGGTCAGGTCGCCTTCCCCGAGATCGACGTGCGGCAGCGCCTGACGGTCTCCACGGGCTATGGCGTCGCCGAGCTCATGGTGCACGGGGCGGTCGACCTCGTCGGCAAGACGCTCGGCGAAGCGGGCCTCTGGGAGCGCGACATCACGGTGCTGACGCTGCACCGCGGCGTCTCGGTGATCCCGAATCCGCGAAAGCATGTCGTGCTCGAGGCAGACGATCGACTGTTCTGCTTTGGCAAGCTCGACGAGATGCGCTCCATGGTCCCCGAGCGTCGCCGCCGCCGCGCCAAGGTCCGCAGGCTTCCGCGTCAGCCGCTCTCGGAGTGA
- a CDS encoding ATP-dependent zinc protease, translating into MSKSSHSNTLIGWREWVSLPDLGVDWIKAKIDTGARTSSLHAFDIHEFERDGASWVRFQVKPWQDSQEDAVIVESPVHDQRDVRSSSGHAQRRYVVELLIRLYDREVLAEVTLSNRDEMGFRMLIGREALRQGYVVDPARSFVGGRAPREARRRNRGKD; encoded by the coding sequence GTGAGCAAGTCATCCCATTCAAACACTCTTATCGGGTGGCGAGAATGGGTGAGCCTGCCCGATCTCGGCGTCGACTGGATCAAAGCCAAGATCGACACGGGAGCGCGCACCTCTTCACTGCATGCATTCGATATCCACGAGTTCGAGCGTGACGGCGCGTCGTGGGTGAGGTTCCAGGTCAAACCCTGGCAGGACAGCCAAGAGGATGCCGTCATCGTCGAGTCTCCGGTGCACGATCAGCGCGATGTGCGCAGCTCGTCCGGACATGCTCAGCGCCGTTACGTCGTCGAGCTGCTCATCCGGCTCTACGATCGCGAAGTGCTCGCGGAGGTGACGCTGAGCAATCGAGACGAGATGGGATTCCGGATGCTGATCGGGCGCGAGGCCCTGCGTCAGGGATACGTCGTCGACCCCGCTCGCTCATTCGTGGGCGGACGCGCGCCGCGCGAAGCCCGCCGCCGCAATCGCGGCAAGGACTGA
- a CDS encoding RDD family protein, whose amino-acid sequence MPEAGPGSIARPGRRIGALLIDYAAATIIATGFLGFDQFALPSEAGLTQFAPLAVFALLQILFIPTAGGSPGHRILGMRVIRFSGGWVGVWRPIVRTLLIVVVIPAVIWDADQRGLHDKASGLVLIRA is encoded by the coding sequence ATGCCGGAGGCGGGGCCCGGAAGCATCGCCCGACCCGGGCGCCGGATCGGCGCGCTTCTCATCGACTACGCCGCCGCGACGATCATCGCGACGGGCTTCCTGGGCTTCGATCAGTTCGCCCTGCCCTCCGAGGCGGGACTGACCCAGTTCGCTCCGCTGGCGGTCTTCGCGCTGCTGCAGATCCTGTTCATCCCCACGGCCGGCGGAAGCCCCGGGCACCGGATCCTCGGCATGCGCGTCATCCGCTTCTCGGGCGGATGGGTGGGTGTCTGGCGACCGATCGTCCGAACGCTCCTGATCGTCGTCGTGATCCCCGCCGTCATCTGGGATGCCGATCAACGCGGACTCCACGACAAGGCCTCGGGACTGGTTCTCATTCGCGCCTGA